Genomic DNA from Shewanella woodyi ATCC 51908:
ATTAGACTTACTGGATCGATACCAGCTACGTCACGTACGTCAACTTTGTACAAGTTGCGAGCAGCCAAGAACAAGTTCTCGTCAATTTCTGGAGTAACAATCAACACGTCTTCCAGGTTCATTTCAGCCAGTTTAGCTTTAAGCTCTTTAGTTTTAGGAGCTTCAACACCAAACGACTCAACCACGATTAGACGGTCTTGACGTACCAACTCAGAGAAAATGCTTTTCAGCGCTCCGCGGTACATCTTCTTGTTTACTTTTTGGCTGTGATCTTGAGCTTTAGCAGCGAATGTTACGCCACCGCCACGCCAGATTGGGCCTTTAACAGTACCAGCACGTGCACGGCCAGTACCTTTTTGGCGCCATGGCTTTTTGCCAGAACCAACAACTTCTGCGCGAGTCTTTTGAGCACGAGTGCCCTGACGCGCGTTTGCAGCGTATGCTACAACTACCTGATGAACCAGTGCTTCATTAAAGTCACGGCCGAAGGTAGTTTCGGAAACTTCAAGAGCACTTTGTGCGTCTTTCAATACCAATTCCATTACTATCTCCTCAGACCTAAGCTTTAACGGCAGGCTTGATGATCAGGTTGCCATTTGTGGCTCCCGGAACAGCACCCTTAACCAATAGCAAGTTACGCTCTGCATCTACACGTACAACGTCTAGATTCTGAGTGGTAACACGCTCTGCACCCATGTGGCCTGACATTTTCTTACCTTTGAAAACGCGACCAGGTGTTTGGTTTTGACCGATAGAACCGTTGGATCTATGTGCCAGTGAGTTACCGTGTGTCATATCTTGTGCATGGAAGTTCCAACGCTTAATACCGCCTTGGAAACCTTTACCTTTAGATTGACCTGTAACATCAACTTTCGCTACGTCAGCGAAGATATCAACATTTAGCTCAGCACCAACTTCAATGCCTTCGCCTTCATCATCTGCCAAACGAACTTCCCACAAACCACGACCGGCTTCAACGCCCGCCTTAGCAAAGTGACCAGCTTCTGGCTTAGTGATGCGATTAGCTTTTTTAGTACCAGTAGTCACTTGAAGTGCACGGTAACCGTCAGTCTCTAAGGTTCTCACCTGAGTTACGCGGTTAGCTGCGATTTCAATTACTGTTACTGGGATAGAAGCACCATCTTCAGTGAAGATGCGTGTCATACCCACTTTACGACCGATAAGACCGATAGCCATCTCTCAAACCTCTTCTAAGCTCAATTAACCCAAGCTAATTTGAACGTCAACACCAGCTGCAAGATCTAGACGCATAAGTGCATCTACAGTCTTCTCAGTTGGCTCAACGATATCAACAAGACGCTTATGAGTACGAAGTTCGTACTGATCACGCGCATCTTTATTAACGTGTGGAGAAGTCAAAATGGTATAACGTTCTTTACGCGTTGGTAGTGGAATTGGACCACGAACCTGTGCGCCTGTACGCTTAGCAGTTTCAACGATTTCCGCAGTAGACTGATCGATCAAACGATGATCAAATCCTTTTAAGCGGATACGGATTCTTTGGTTCTGCATTGACCAGAGCTCCTAAAATGGACACATAAAAAATCACCCTCTAGCTTCTTCTATTTAGAAAAGCAGAGCGAGATGATTTAACCGTTCGACTCACAATCGGAGTCGCTGTATTTTTTAACGTCAAACCTTAAAGGTAGACAAAGTATTTCGCCTAATGGTTAAGGCGAGGGGCTATTATACTGATTTCTATTACCAGATCAACCCCGTTGTTTGAATTAACAACAAGTGTCATTAACTCACTATTTAGCTGGCGGCATTATACGAGTATTTACTGAATATACCAGCTTGTTTTTATTTATTTTTACGCATTCGTCTTCTCTACACATAAATAGTTCAGACATATAATTTAGGCATAAAAAAAGGAAGCCGAAGCTTCCTTTTTGGATGTTTAGTAAAGAGTATCGCGATTAAGCGATGATCTTAGCTACAACACCAGCACCAACTGTACGACCACCTTCACGGATTGCGAAGCGTAAACCTTCGTCCATCGCGATTGGGCAGATTAGCGTTACAGTCATCTGTACGTTATCACCAGGCATTACCATCTCTACGCCTTCTGGCAATTCGATAGTACCGGTTACGTCAGTTGTACGGAAGTAGAACTGTGGACGGTAGCCTTTGAAGAATGGAGTGTGACGTCCACCTTCTTCTTTAGACAGAACGTAGATCTCTGACTGGAAAGTTGTGTGTGGAGTGATTGAACCTGGCTGTGCAAGTACTTGACCACGCTCAACGTCTTCACGCTTAGTACCACGTAGAAGAACACCACAGTTCTCACCAGCACGACCTTCGTCAAGAAGCTTACGGAACATCTCAACACCAGTACAAGTAGTCTTAGTAGTATCTTTGATACCAACGATTTCTACTTCTTCACCAACTTTGATGATACCGCGCTCAACACGACCAGTTACAACTGTACCACGGCCTGAGATTGAGAAAACATCTTCGATTGGAAGAATGAATGCACCATCAATTGCACGCTCTGGCTCTGGAATGTAAGTATCTAGTGCTTCTGCAAGCTCAAGAATCTTAGCTTCCCATGCTGCGTCGCCCTCAAGAGCTTTAAGTGCAGAACCTTGGATAACTGGTAGGTCATCACCTGGGAATTCATACTCAGAAAGAAGTTCACGAACTTCCATCTCTACTAGCTCTAGAAGCTCTTCGTCATCAACCATGTCACACTTGTTCATGAATACGATGATGAAAGGTACGCCAACCTGACGAGAAAGCAGGATGTGCTCACGAGTCTGTGGCATTGGACCATCTGTAGAAGCAACTACTA
This window encodes:
- the tuf gene encoding elongation factor Tu, with the translated sequence MAKEKFERSKPHVNVGTIGHVDHGKTTLTAAISAVLTKTYGGEARDFAQIDNAPEERERGITINTSHIEYDTPSRHYAHVDCPGHADYVKNMITGAAQMDGAILVVASTDGPMPQTREHILLSRQVGVPFIIVFMNKCDMVDDEELLELVEMEVRELLSEYEFPGDDLPVIQGSALKALEGDAAWEAKILELAEALDTYIPEPERAIDGAFILPIEDVFSISGRGTVVTGRVERGIIKVGEEVEIVGIKDTTKTTCTGVEMFRKLLDEGRAGENCGVLLRGTKREDVERGQVLAQPGSITPHTTFQSEIYVLSKEEGGRHTPFFKGYRPQFYFRTTDVTGTIELPEGVEMVMPGDNVQMTVTLICPIAMDEGLRFAIREGGRTVGAGVVAKIIA
- the rplD gene encoding 50S ribosomal protein L4; its protein translation is MELVLKDAQSALEVSETTFGRDFNEALVHQVVVAYAANARQGTRAQKTRAEVVGSGKKPWRQKGTGRARAGTVKGPIWRGGGVTFAAKAQDHSQKVNKKMYRGALKSIFSELVRQDRLIVVESFGVEAPKTKELKAKLAEMNLEDVLIVTPEIDENLFLAARNLYKVDVRDVAGIDPVSLIAFNKVLVTADAVKQIEEMLG
- the rpsJ gene encoding 30S ribosomal protein S10, whose translation is MQNQRIRIRLKGFDHRLIDQSTAEIVETAKRTGAQVRGPIPLPTRKERYTILTSPHVNKDARDQYELRTHKRLVDIVEPTEKTVDALMRLDLAAGVDVQISLG
- the rplC gene encoding 50S ribosomal protein L3, with protein sequence MAIGLIGRKVGMTRIFTEDGASIPVTVIEIAANRVTQVRTLETDGYRALQVTTGTKKANRITKPEAGHFAKAGVEAGRGLWEVRLADDEGEGIEVGAELNVDIFADVAKVDVTGQSKGKGFQGGIKRWNFHAQDMTHGNSLAHRSNGSIGQNQTPGRVFKGKKMSGHMGAERVTTQNLDVVRVDAERNLLLVKGAVPGATNGNLIIKPAVKA